A window from Cryptomeria japonica chromosome 1, Sugi_1.0, whole genome shotgun sequence encodes these proteins:
- the LOC131858677 gene encoding uncharacterized protein LOC131858677: MTGKLFGQSISILIDIGAIECFIDPKVVFKLPIRPGYMSHAWMVQYESRVEKRVDSCLFGSDLVLPNFQTQVNLYVAPLGSYDVILGINWLTEHKVIVNYEDKVVSCLDYYGNPIEIHGSQKPLELRHISAMQLKKAQRKGCSIFYIHVSDLDNANKIHKDYPILRELLDVFLEDLTELPPKREFDLSIKLLPGTEPQSNAPYTMNTMELKKVHYLGHVISVEGISIDPAKIEAILDWLIAQNVTEVLSVMVLA; this comes from the exons ATGACGGGTAAGCTTTTTGGTCAATCAATTTCTATTTTGATAGATATAGGAGCTATTGAATGCTTTATTGATCCTAAAGTAGTTTTTAAATTACCTATTAGACCTGGTTATATGTCACATGCATGGATGGTTCAGTATGAAAGTCGAGTAGAGAAGAGGGTAGATTCATGTCTATTTGGCAGTGATTTAGTGCTTCCTAATTTTCAAACTCAGGTTAATCTATATGTagcaccactaggatcatatgatgtgatcttaggtattaatTGGTTAACTGAGCATAAAGTTATAGTAAACTATGAGGACAAAGTTGTTAGTTGCTTAGATTATTATGGAAATCCGATTGAGATTCATGggtctcaaaagcctcttgaattgAGACACATCTCAGCTATGCAACTCAAGAAAGCGCAAAGAAAGGGATGTTCAATATTTTATATACATGTAAGTGACCTGGATAATGCAAATAAGATTCATAAGGATTATCCAATTCTCAGAGAATTATTAGATGTCTTTCTAGAAGATCTTACAGAGTTGCCACCAAAGAGAGAATTTGATTTATCTATTAAACTCTTACCTGGAACTGAGCCACAATCCAATGCTCCTTACACAATGAATACCATGGAACT AAAAAAGGTGCACTATTTAGGCCATGTTATATCTGTAGAGGGAATTTctattgatcctgcaaagatagagGCAATTCTAGATTGGCTAATAGCTCAGAATGTTACAGAGGTTTTAAGTGTTATGGTTCTTGCATGA